ATTCAGAAGCTATATATTACACTTCTAGAATGATGATAGGAAGTATTTTACTTGGAGGTATATTAGGGTACCTTGCAGTTGTATTTTTAAGAAAAACTGGATTATCATATGCAACATACGCGTTACCAATAGTACCAATTTTATTTATGGCTGTGTTTATCCTCATAGCCCAATTTATAACAACTTACTTAATAGGAAGAAGTTTTAATAAAGAATCTCTTATTGATAGAGTAAGATATAGTGAATAAAAATATATAGAAAGCTATATTTAATTTTTAAATAAGACTAGAGAAGATATAAAAATAGAATTAAATAGGTTAATAATATACAAATACAGGGCAAGTAGCTTAAATGTTCATATGTCCTGTATTTTGTTGTGTTTATTGTTCAGCAGATTGTCATTAGAAATGTATTGGTACAATTCTAAAAAAACTTAAAATTGTACCATAAAAAATGAAAATTTTGTATAATAATCGTATAGAAAATAAAAAGGAGCTGATATATATGAACAATAAAATTAATTATGCACCAGGGCCAACAGAAACCAGAGAAAATGTAAGGCTAATAAGAGCAGAGAAAACAACTAACCCAGATATAGATGTTGATTTTGTTGAGTTTTATAAGAATACATGTGAAAAGTTTGGAAATATAGTTGGTACAAAAAACGATGTTTACATATTAAGTGGTGAAGGAATATTAGGTCTTGAGGCAGCTTGTGCATCACTGACAGAGAAAGGTGATAGAGTTCTTGTAATTGACAATGGTATATATGGAGAAGGATTTAAAGACTTTGTAAAAATGTATAGTGGAGAGTATGTACTTTTTTCAAGTGAATATACAAAAGGTATAGATGCTGATGAGCTAAGAAAGTTTTTAGAAAAGGATAATAACTTTAAATATGCAACAGTGGTTCATTGTGATACTCCAACAGGTGTATTAAATGATGTAAGTAAGATATGTCCACTACTTAAGGAATATGGAATATTAACTGTAGTTGATTCTGTAGCAGGTATGGTAGGAGAAAGGCTAAATGTAGATGAATCTAAAATAGATGTAATACTAGGGGGGTCACAAAAGGCTATTTCTGCACCAGCAGGTCTTACTATAGTTGGTATAAGTCAAGATGCAAAGAATTGTATCAAAAATAGAAAAACAGACATAGTAGGTTTTTATTGTAACTTAAGTATATGGGAAGGTTATTATGAAAAAAAATATTTCCCTTATACAATGCCAATAAGTGACATAATGGGTCTTGATAAAGCATTAGATAATGTACTAGAAGAAGGTGTCGAAAAAGTATTAAGTAGACATGATAGAATAGCTTCTAGTGTAAGACAAGCTGTTAAGGAATATGGTTTAGAATTATTTTTAGAAGGCGGATATTCTAATACAGTGACAGCAATAAAGATACCTGAAAGTATAGGTGCATTAAAACTTACTGATTATATGCTTAAAAATTACAATACACTTGTTGCAACATCATTAAATCAATATATGAATACTATTTTGAGAATCGGTCATATGGGGGAAAATGCTAATTTCGATAAAATAGTTCACATATTAAATGTATTAGACAAAAGTTTAAAAGCATTAGAATTTAATGCAAATGGAAGTTTAATAGATTTATTTAATAAATATTATTTTTAGTCACAATATAAAAGGGGGATGTGGTATGGAAGCTACAGCTAAACAGAAATTTACAACAAAAGATTTGGTGGAAACATCACTATTAATAGCATTAGTATTTGTTGCAACTAAGTTTATAAATATAAGATTGCCAATATCTATAAATGGAGGTCTTGTACACTTAGGAACAGCAATGTTATTTATATCAGCAATAGTATTTGGAAGTAAAAAAGGTGCGTTATCAGGAGCTATTGGGATGGCTCTTTTTGATTTGATATCTGGGTGGACTCTATGGGCTCCATTTACATTTATAGTTAGAGGTATTATGGGGTATTTACTTGGAAAGATTGTATGGGCAAATGGTAAGAATGGAGAAAGTTTTTTTATCAATTTAATGGGAGTAGTAGTTTCGTCAATTTGGATGTTGTCTGGATATTATGTAACAGAGGTTATACTTTATGGTAATTTTATAACTCCACTTACTTCAATACCAGGCAATTTAATGCAGGTGTTAATAGGTCTTATAATAGCACTTCCTATTTCTAAAGCATTAAAAAAATGTATAAGATAGATATAGAATAGATTAAGTTTTTGATGGGATAAATTATATTGTATAATATTAAGATAGAGTATATAATGATAAAAAAATTTAAAATAGAGGTTAATTACGATGTTATCAGTTACAAGGTATGCAGTTAGAAATGTTCGTTTAAAACCCTGGGTAAAGTTTATTTGGTATCTTGAGACAAAATCAAATATACTGCTAAATAATAAATTATTACCTACAGATAGTATAGATATTATCATTAATCTTTCTGATGTCATGGAATATAAGATTGAAAATCAAAGTTATAATGCAAATAATATACATTTTAATGGAATAAGAGATAAACATGGATTTGTTATTCAACGTGGAAATATACGTGTGATGGGTATTTCTTTTTATCCATTTGGACTCTATCCATTTTTAAAGATACCAATTTCAGAGTTTAAGGGTCAAATTGTTGACTTAAAACAAGTATCAGAAGCTTTTGCTGGGAAATTGGAAAGTACATTAAATCAAATATCATCAATAGAAGATATAGCTTTGCATTTAGAAAAAATATTAGTATCTGTATTAGATGAAGATTTAGTTGCAAATAAGATGGTAAATCTCCTGGATTTATTTATATATAATAATAAATACAGCACTATAAAATTGTTTTGTGATGATATGAACATAAATATTAAAACTTTAGAAAGAGCTTGTTTAAAATATACTGGCTATACACCTAAAACACTAAGGAAAATATATAGATTTAAAATGGCCAGCAATCACCTTATTTATAGCTCTAAAAATAATGACTTTTTTGATTTAATTTATGAAAATGAATATTATGACCAAGCTCATTTTATTAAAGAATTTAAACAGTTTTCAGGAGTATCACCGATTAAATTTATTAAAGAGAATAAAACTATTAAAGAAAACACAACATACAACTATTTATAATTATATTGTCGATTTTTTACAATACCCTTAATTTACTTTTTGCTATGATGTAAGAAAGATAAATTGGAGGGTTTGTATATGAAAATTATTACAGAAATAGTAGAATTTAATGTGGAAGAGCATTTATCAAAAGATGCATTTGTAGAGATTGTAAATGAGTTAGAAATAAATTTTCACTCTGTTCAATCGGGCTTTATTGATACTGAGCTTTTATATGATGAAAAAAATCAAAAATGGATTATGATACAACACTGGGATTCTATAGAAAATCTTAAAAGTGCTTCTAGTAAAATGTTTAAAAATACATCTACTGAAAAATTTAGAAAGGCTTTAAAGCCTCAGACTGTTAAGATGAATATAATGCCACAAATTAAAAGTTGGAAATTATAATGCCAGATGTAAAAAATAATTAAGTAGCAAGAAAATAAATTAGCCAAATAACATTTTGTATTAAAATCAAAATTGTTATTTGGCTTTTATTAGCTATTTATATCTAGATATCATTATTTAAAAGTACTATTGCTGTGCGAGATGCAATAGGTATTTTAGAAGATGGAGGAGTAGAAGTAAAATAGATATCATAGTCTATTAAGTTATCTGGTTTTGTTTTTCCTCCAAACTCTATCATATCAGTACTTAATACTGTCTTGTATTTTTTGCCTTGGAACTTTGATATGTCTACTGATTGCATCAGATTAGGATGAAAATTAAATATAAATAAATATTTACCTTTACTGTATACTAAAAGTTTTTTATCATTATCTATATGCACAAGTTCATAGCTATTCTGTGTAAAAATATCACTGTATTTTGTAAGTTCAAGCATAGATTTATCGAAGTTTAATAGTTGTTTATATTTTAAGTTATCATTTTCTGAAAGACTCCATTGTCTTCTAGCATATTTATAACTCCAATTGTTTCCTTCACGTGGAAAATCAATCCATTCAGGGTGTCCAAATTCATTTCCCATAAAATTTAGGTATCCTTCACCAGCTAGAGAAAATGTTGCTAATTTAATTAATTTGTTTAGAGACATGGCTCTATCAATAATATGATTATTTGAGTTTATTTCCATATTCCAGTATATTTCTTTATCTGCTAACCAAAATATAATTGTCTTGTCACCAACTAATGCTTGGTCATGAGATTCACAATATCCAATGTTTTTTTCACCAGGACGTCTAGTAGTAAGCTCGTACCACATTTTGCCTAAATCCCAATTTTCATCAGAAGATTTTGAGATAGTTTTTATCCAAAAATCAGGTACTCCCATTGCCAATCTGTAGTCAAAGCCAATTCCACCATCTTTTATAGGTATACACATACCAGGCATTCCACTCATATCTTCTGCAATGCTTATTGAATTAGGTTTGATTTCTTTTATTAATTCATTTGCAAATTGAAGATATGTTATAGCTTCCATATCTGTGTTTGCACTGAAATACTTTTTATAACTGTCAAATGAAACTCCAAGACCATGGTTATGATATAGCATTGAGGTTACACCATCAAATCTAAAACCATCAAAATGATACTCATTTAGCCAAAATTTTATATTTGAAAGTAAAAAATGAATTACTTCAGGCTTACCATAGTTAAAGAGTTTTGTTCCCCAAGCAGGGTGATTACCCTTTGAATCTGAATGGAAAAATTGATGTTCACTTCCATCAAATTCATTTATTCCCTCTAAAGTATTTTTTACAGCATGAGAGTGAACTAAATCTAATAAAACAGCAATTCCCATTGAATGAGCTGTGTTTATAAGGTTTTTTAAGTCTTCAGGAGTACCAAACCTAGATGAAATTGCATAAAAGTTTGAAACTTGGTATCCAAAAGAAGCATAATATGGATGTTCCATGATAGCCATAAGTTGAATAGTGTTGTATCCAGCGTTCTTTATCCTAGGAAGTATATTTTTAGTAAATTCATTATAAGTTCCAATAGATTCTTTTTCAGTAGCCATACCTATGTGACATTCATAGATTAAAGGAGAAGTTATGTTTTCTAAGTCAAATTCGTTATCAGTCCAACTAAATGGAGTTTTTGGTTGCCATATCTGCCCGTTAAAGTTACCAGAATCCTTTTGTATTACCCTCTTTATGTATAATGGTATACGGTCAAATGTTTCACCATTTGCAGTGACTTGTACCTTTACCTCGGATTTATGAGGTAAGCTGTTTTTTTCGGGTATGAAAATTTCCCAATTACCAGAGTCTATTTTTTTTAGAGGATGGGATTTTCTATTCCAATTATTAAAGTCACCAATTAATGATAAACTATCTGCATTTGGAGCCCACTCTCTATAAAACCATCCATCATTTGTTTGATGGAATCCATAATAAAGATGACCATTTGCAAAAGAACTAAAATTTTCACAGTTAGTTAATATTTTTGCTTTTACATCTTCATAGTGTTTCATTCTTTTTTTTATGTCAGACTCGAATGGTTGTAGGTAAACATCAATATCTAAAATTTTAAATCTTTTTTGACTTTTCATTTGATTTCCCCTCCATAATAAATATTATATTTTAACAAAATAATACTTATCTCATACTATCTTCTCTGTATAATTGATATATATTATATAATCCTAATAAAAAGCTTAAACCACCAATAATTAGTTTCATAATTTACCTCCTTAGTATATTTAAAAATATACTTATATATCAGATTCATCAAAATTTAAAAGTTTATTTAAAACTCTTTTAATAATATCATAATCAAAGCCTTTATAGGAAAGATGTTGAGAAATTTTTTGATATATTTTCTTTTTATCTTCTTTTTTTACTCTTTCATATCTTTTTTTTGCTAGATACATGGCATTTTCAAATTCAGTATCTTTGTCTAATTCTGATACTGCTTCATCAATTGCACTTCTCTCAATACCTTTATTATATAAATTTTGTTTAATTCTGTTTTTACCACATTTGTTTAAATTAACATTGGTATTAACTATTTTCTGAGCCAATATATTGTCATTTACCAGATTATAATTTTTAAGAAAGTCTATAACTCTATCAATTGTATCTTCTTCAAAATCTGCTGATAGTTTTTCTTTCATTTTTTTTTCAGACTGGTCAGCACGAGACAAAATATTTAATGCTTTATTTTTAGCTTTTATATACATCTCATCATCTAAAATAGATTTTAATTCCTCTTCATTTACTTCATTTCCTTTTTTTAAATTAAATGTATAAACAAGTTCTTTAAATATAGCAATAAAAAATTTATCATCTACATAAATATTTACTCTATCATCATTTCTTTTTTGTTGTTCTATTTTCGTAATTATACTCATAATTCCTCCTTTTTTATATGTAATTATATTAACAAAAGTAACTAATAAAATTTAATAAAAAACTTATAATTATACGTTATATTTAATCTAAATTAAGACAAAATAATAAAAAGTTATTTTTATTAAAAAGTAAAGTGAAACTATGTTAAATAATTATTTTTTTAAGTGTTTTTTACCATATAAATATGATTATATACCAAAAAAAATAATTTATAAGCTTTAAGAAATAAAAAATAATGGTACAATAGTATTATAACATTAAAAGGAGACAAAATATGAGAAGTAAAAATCTAGTTCAGAAGGCAGAATTGAAAAATACTGAAAAACTAGAGAAATTTAATCGCCATAAAGGCAAAATCAAAATAGGTATATTAGGAGGTACTTTTGACCCTATACACTATGCTCATTTAGCAACAGCAGAGTTTATTAGAGATAAGTATGAGATTGACAAAATTATCTTTATACCATCAGGAAATCCACCACATAAATTAGGTATCACTACAAATAAGTATGATAGATACAATATGACACTTCTAGCAACTGAAAGCAATGAAGATTTTTTAGTTTCAAAAGTAGAAATCGAAAGAAATAAAAGGACTTATACAATCGATACATTAAAATATTTAAAGAAAAAATACAAAAATGCTGATATTTATTTTATAACAGGGGCAGATGCTATTTGTAGTGTTGAAGAGTGGAAAGATGTAAAGAAAAACTTTGAGTTAGCTACTTTTATAGCTGCGACTAGACCAGGTATTAGCTTATTAAGGTCACAAGAAACTATAGAGAAACTGACTAAAAAATATAATGCTGACATTATAACAGTTTACGTTCCATCATTGGATATATCGTCCACATATATAAGGGAACAGCTAAATGAAGGCAAGTCTATACGTTACTTAGTACCGGAAAATGTAGAAAATTATTTGTATGAAAATAAACTATATCAATATGGAGATGATTAAATGAACTTAGAGAATATTAACCAGAGATTAAATCAAATGCTACCAGTAGGAAGGCTTAGTCACTCAAAAAATGTTGCAGAATGTGCTGTAAAATTGTGTGAGATTTATGGATGTGACAAAGAAAAAGCTTATATAGCGGGGATGATTCATGATTGTGCGAAGTACTTAAGCGATAAAGAAGTAGAGGATTATGTTGACAAATATGAGATATACTTAGACCCAATAGAAGATGGAAACCGCTCTCTATCTCATAGTGTGATAGGGTCATACATATGTGAATATGAATTTGGAATAGAAGATGAAGATATTATAAATGCAATTAAATACCATACAACAGGAAGAGAAGATATGTCTCTTTTAGAAAAAATAATTTACATAGCAGATTTAATTGAAGAAGGAAGAAAATTTCCAGTTGTAGATACATTGAGAGAATTAGCCTATGAAGGTAAGCTTGACGAAGCACTTTTAACTTCATTTAATAATACTTTAATGTTTGTTATTAATAAAAAAGAAGAAATACATCCAAGAACTGTTATGGCGAGAAACTATCTAATTAAAGAAAAGTTATTATAAAAATCTTATATAAAGGCAAACATATTAATAAAATTAAAGTTGACTATGTTACAAAATCGTATTAATATGTTACAATAACTAAGTGTATTTAAATTAGGAAAGTGAGGAAATTTTATATGACAGTGGAACAAATGACAAAAATAGCGTATGATGCCATAGAAGATAAGCTGGGTCAAGATACAGTTATAATAAATATAGGAAAAGTTTCTAGTTTATGTGATTATTTTGTTATTACTACAGCATCTTCTCAAAGACAAGTAAAAGCTATAGCTGATAATGTTGAAGATGAATTAGCAAAACTAGGATTAGAGCCAAGAGGAAAAGAAGGACATGGGACTCAAACTTGGGTACTTCTTGACTATGGGGATATAATGGTTCATGTATTTAATGAGGAAAATAGAGGATTTTATAATTTAGAAAAATTATGGAAAGATGCACCTTATATAGATATTGACACATTAGCATAAACATGATAATATATGTTATTATAGTTAGAAAATTTAAAAAATTGTATTGAATTGAATAGACTAGAGCAGTAAAAGATTATATTTTTTCAGAGAGTTAGTGGAAGGTGAGAACTAATATTATATAACTTTGAACTTACTAGATTAAAATCTATTCTCCATAGCTGGATTAAAAGCTGTCTAAGAGAGTCTATGAAAATAGACTAATTAGGGTGGTACCGCGAAGATTTATCCTCGTCCCTAAACGTAAGTTTAGTGATGAGGATTTTTTATTTTCAAAGAATTATTTGGAAATTATAAGTAAATAATATTAAACAAAGTAGTTGAACGCAACTAAAAATAGGAGGCAAAATATGAGCGTATATAATTTTAAAGAAGTAGAATCGAAATGGCAAAAAATTTGGAAAGATAATAACCAATACAAAATGGATACAGCACAAACTGAAAAGCCTAATTACTACACATTAGAGATGTTCCCTTATCCATCTGGAAAGATACACATGGGACATGTTAGAAACTATTCTATAGGTGATGTTGTCGCAAGATTCAAAAAAATGGAAGGTTATAATGTACTTCATCCAATGGGATGGGATTCTTTTGGTCTACCAGCTGAAAATGCAGCTATAAAACATGGAATACATCCACACAAATGGACAATGGAAAATATAGAAGAAATGAAAGAACAATTAAATTTATTAGGGCTTAGCTATGATTGGGATAAAGAAGTAGCAACTTCGACTCCAGAATACTATAGATTTACTCAAGAAATATTTTTGAAATTTTTAGAACATGGGCTTGCATATAAGAAAAAATCTTATGTTAACTGGTGTCCTTCTTGTGAGACTGTTCTTGCAAATGAACAAGTTGTTCAAGGAGCATGTGAGAGATGTAAATCGACAGTATTAAAGAAAGACTTAGAACAATGGTATTTTAAAACTACTGAATTTGCAGAAGAATTACTTAATGATTTAGATACATTAGATGGATGGCCAGAAAAAGTTAAAATAATGCAAAGAAACTGGATAGGAAAAAGTACAGGAGCAGATTTAGTATTTGATATAGATGGAACTGACAAATCTATGACAGTATTTACAACTAGACCAGATACAACTTATGGAGTTACTTATATGGTACTTGCTCCAGAACATGAACTAGTTAAAGAATTGGTTGCAGGTACAGAGTATGAAGCAGATGTTGAAGCTTTTGTTCAAAAAATGCATACTATGACAGAAATAGAAAGAACAGCAGCTGATGTAGAAAAAGAAGGTATGTTTATAGGTAGATATGTTATAAATCCTTTAAATGGCAAAAAAGTTCCTTTATGGATAGCGAACTATGTACTAGTTGAATATGGAACAGGTGCTATAATGGCAGTTCCTGCACATGATGAAAGAGATAGAGATTTTGCTGAAAAATATAATCTAGATATAATAGATGTAATAACAGAAGATAATAAAATGATAAATTCAGAAGAATTTGATGGATTAGATGCTTCAGAAGGATTTGAAGGAATAATAAATAAATTAGAAAAAGAAGGTAGAGGAAAGAGAACAATTAATTATAGATTAAGAGACTGGTTAGTTTCAAGACAAAGATATTGGGGTTGTCCTATACCTGTAGTTTATTGTGATGAGTGTGGAATAGTTCCAGTTAAGAAAGAAGATTTACCAGTTCTTTTACCAACAGATGTTGAATTTACTGGCAAAGGTGAGTCTCCACTTACTACTTCAAAACAGTTTATGTCAGCAACTTGTCCTCATTGTGGAAAACCAGCTAGAAGAGAAGTTGATACTATGGATACATTTGTTGATTCTTCTTGGTATTTCTTAAGATATGTAGACAATAAAAATGAAGATGAACCATTTAGTAAAGACTTAGTTAATAGATGGCATCCAGTAGACCAATATATAGGTGGAGTAGAGCATGCTATAATGCATTTACTTTATGCCAGATGGTTTGTAAAAGCATTTAAGAGTATGGGCATGGTAGACTTTGATGAACCATTTAAAAACTTACTTACTCAAGGTATGGTTCTTATGGACGGTTCTAAAATGAGTAAGTCTAAAGGAAATACAGTATCTCCTATGGATATAATTGATGAATATGGAGCAGATACTGCAAGACTTTTTGTATTATTTGCAGCTCCACCAGAAAGAGATTTAGACTGGTCAGAACAAGGTGTTGATGGATGCTTTAGATTCTTAAATAGAGTATATAGATTAGTTGATGAGTTAGCAGATGTATTCAAAAAAGATGTTGAGTTTGGCGAGTTAAGTTCTCAAGATAAAGACATGAGATATACTATACATTCTATACTTAAAAAAGTTACTGTAGATTTAAGTGAGAAATTTGGATTTAACACTGCTATATCAGCTCTTATGGAATTAATAAATGATATGTACAAATATAAGGAGTTAGACAATATAAATGAAGCAGTTATAAAAGAAGGTGTACAAACAATAGTAACTATAATTTCACCATTTGCGCCTCATTTAGGTGAAGAATTATGGACTATGATAGGTCAAGAAGGAAGTGTATTTGATATAGATTGGCCTAAATATGATGAAACAGCACTAGTAAAAGATGAAATAGAAGTTGTTGTACAAGTTAATGGAAAGGTTAGAGGAAAGCTAACTGTTAGCTCAAATATATCTAAAGAAGATATGGAAAAAGTAGCTTTAGAAGATGAAAAAATTAAAGCTCTAGTTGAAGGTAAAACTATAGTTAAAGTTGTTGCAGTTCCTAAAAAATTAGTTAATATAGTTGTAAAATAAATAAAAAAGTTGTAAAATAAATAAAAAAATAAAGCTATAAAATAAAATCCCCGTATTGCATACAATTAAAAAATTGCAGTATGGGGAAGTTTTATTTTAAACTCAATGATATAATTTATTTTAAATTTTAAACTCTATAATATAGTTAACAATATATTCCTTTTTCAAAGAAGTCTTTGATTTCATCAATATTATCAGTCTTTCCAAGAGCTAAAATAAGTTTTATTCTAGCTTTTTGCCCTGGAAGGTCTCCACCAAATATACATCCTATATTTTTTAAATCTCTACCAGAACCAAAGTAACCATAACTATCAAATACTCTACCTGAATGGCATCTAGAAACTATAACAACAGGAAGTCCTTTTTCCCTCGCATATTCAACACCAGAAAGCATCTGAGGAGGAATATTACCTCTGCCCATAGCCTCAATAACTATGCCTTTATATCCACTATCAACCGCAAATCTTATAAAGTCTGCATTTTCTCCAACATATGCTTTAAATAATGCAACTTTAGATTCTACCTTATCAGTATCTATAATTGTCCTATTTACAATATCTCTTGTAAGGACAAGTTCGTTACAGTCGATTATTCCCAATGGACCACTAGTTAAAGATTTAAATGTATTTAAAGAAAGTGTATTTGTTTTAGTAGCTTCAGAAGCTAACAGTACTTCATTGTTTAAAACTACAAGAACTCCTTTACCCATAGCATCTTTAGATACAGCAGTACAAACTGATGCAGATAAATTACTTGAACCATCGTAGCCAAGTTCAGAGCTACTTCTCATAGCACCTGTAACGATTACAGGCTTAATGTTGTCGATTGTAAGGTCTAGAAAGTAAGCAGTTTCTTCTAAACTATCAGTACCATGTGTTATTACAACTCCTGTGATATCTTTTCTTGCTAATAAATCATTTACATAATTTTTTAATTCCATCATTCTATAAGGTGTTATGTGAGGTCCTGGAATTTCATCAAAATTAAAAACTTCAACATCTGCAACTTTGTCAATGTTAGTAACCATGGATAATATTTGTTCCCCAGATAAAGTTGGTATAGCAGCACCTACTTTATCATCTACTGTCATAGATATAGTTCCACCAGTAAAGACTATGGCAACTTTTTTCTTAATACTCATAATATTCTCTGCCTTTCACAAATAAATTTATAATTCCGATAGGATTATATCAAAAAAATTTATTAAGGTCTATATAAATTCTTTTATTCGCATAATTTAGATATTTCAGTGTAATAGAATTATTTCTTTGTTTTTTCCCATTCAGCAATATAACTATTCAGTATTTCTCTTATAGCTTTCCCTATTTTAGTATAGGCTTCATCATATAGATTTGCTAGAGATATTCTAATTGACCATTCAGGCCCATAGAATCCATTTCCACTAAGTAAGACTACTGAATAATCATTAGCCAATCTATAAAGTATATCTACTGGAGAAGCATTCTTACTTATAAATTTGAATAAATCTTCTCCATAGTTTATTTTAGCCCATTCTTCAATATCAAACTGAGTATAATATGCAGCATTATTTTTATTTTTATTAACTGGAAGCTCTAAAGCTTCAAACAATAGTTTTTGACGTCTATGGCAAATACTCATATTAAGTTTTTTGTAAGCATCAACTTTATCAATTAATGCAAAGGCAGAGAAAAATGACATTTGAACTTGCTGTGGAGTTGAAAGACCAGCAGTATGATTAAGAGCAACAAGCCTACTATCAGCAACAACTCTTTCCATAAATGAAAGGCTAGAAGGGTTAAGACTCATATCACTGTAGCGCTTATCTACTGATTTTTTTAATTCTCCAGTTAAATCATTTATTTTTTTATCAAAAACATTCTTTTTATGAAGAGCAAATGTACCAAGTCTCCATCCTGTAACTCCAAAATATTTTGAATAAGAATAAACTCCAACAGTGTTATAAGGAAGTTTTGACATTAATGATGAAAAATCTTCTACAAAAGTCCCATATACATCATCTGATATTATCATTAAATCCTTATTATAATTTTCAATTACATCTATTAAATTATTACAAGATGTCTCATCCATAGCTATAGATGCAGGGTTGTTAGGATTAACAACAAATAAAGCTTTAATAGAATTGTCACGAAGCTTTTCTAATTCTTTTTTAGTATACTGCCATGTATGAGCACCTTTTTCGTCAACCGCATTGGCGTTTATGTTTACAACTTTAAAATCATAGCGAGGAAGATTAGGTATCTCAAGATAAGGTGTAAATATAGGAGTCATTAAAGCGATTGTATCTCCTTTTTTTAGAAGTTCATTTGCCATTAATGAATCAAATATATAACACATAGCAGCTGTAGCGCCTTCAACTGCGAATATTTCTACATCACCGTATTTACCTGATATATCGTATTTCATTTCTTGAACTAGATAATCATGCACAATTTTTTCCATATGAGGTAACATTCTATCTGGAAGTGGATAATTATCACCAATGATTCCATCAGCTAGTTCATGAACAAATTCATCACCATCAAATCCAAGTTCATTTATACCAAAATTTATAATATCTCTAGCTAA
This sequence is a window from Clostridioides difficile. Protein-coding genes within it:
- a CDS encoding antibiotic biosynthesis monooxygenase — encoded protein: MKIITEIVEFNVEEHLSKDAFVEIVNELEINFHSVQSGFIDTELLYDEKNQKWIMIQHWDSIENLKSASSKMFKNTSTEKFRKALKPQTVKMNIMPQIKSWKL
- a CDS encoding alanine--glyoxylate aminotransferase family protein, which produces MNNKINYAPGPTETRENVRLIRAEKTTNPDIDVDFVEFYKNTCEKFGNIVGTKNDVYILSGEGILGLEAACASLTEKGDRVLVIDNGIYGEGFKDFVKMYSGEYVLFSSEYTKGIDADELRKFLEKDNNFKYATVVHCDTPTGVLNDVSKICPLLKEYGILTVVDSVAGMVGERLNVDESKIDVILGGSQKAISAPAGLTIVGISQDAKNCIKNRKTDIVGFYCNLSIWEGYYEKKYFPYTMPISDIMGLDKALDNVLEEGVEKVLSRHDRIASSVRQAVKEYGLELFLEGGYSNTVTAIKIPESIGALKLTDYMLKNYNTLVATSLNQYMNTILRIGHMGENANFDKIVHILNVLDKSLKALEFNANGSLIDLFNKYYF
- a CDS encoding ECF transporter S component; its protein translation is MEATAKQKFTTKDLVETSLLIALVFVATKFINIRLPISINGGLVHLGTAMLFISAIVFGSKKGALSGAIGMALFDLISGWTLWAPFTFIVRGIMGYLLGKIVWANGKNGESFFINLMGVVVSSIWMLSGYYVTEVILYGNFITPLTSIPGNLMQVLIGLIIALPISKALKKCIR
- a CDS encoding helix-turn-helix domain-containing protein, which translates into the protein MLSVTRYAVRNVRLKPWVKFIWYLETKSNILLNNKLLPTDSIDIIINLSDVMEYKIENQSYNANNIHFNGIRDKHGFVIQRGNIRVMGISFYPFGLYPFLKIPISEFKGQIVDLKQVSEAFAGKLESTLNQISSIEDIALHLEKILVSVLDEDLVANKMVNLLDLFIYNNKYSTIKLFCDDMNINIKTLERACLKYTGYTPKTLRKIYRFKMASNHLIYSSKNNDFFDLIYENEYYDQAHFIKEFKQFSGVSPIKFIKENKTIKENTTYNYL
- the recX gene encoding recombination regulator RecX, which produces MSIITKIEQQKRNDDRVNIYVDDKFFIAIFKELVYTFNLKKGNEVNEEELKSILDDEMYIKAKNKALNILSRADQSEKKMKEKLSADFEEDTIDRVIDFLKNYNLVNDNILAQKIVNTNVNLNKCGKNRIKQNLYNKGIERSAIDEAVSELDKDTEFENAMYLAKKRYERVKKEDKKKIYQKISQHLSYKGFDYDIIKRVLNKLLNFDESDI
- a CDS encoding alpha-amylase family glycosyl hydrolase; this encodes MKSQKRFKILDIDVYLQPFESDIKKRMKHYEDVKAKILTNCENFSSFANGHLYYGFHQTNDGWFYREWAPNADSLSLIGDFNNWNRKSHPLKKIDSGNWEIFIPEKNSLPHKSEVKVQVTANGETFDRIPLYIKRVIQKDSGNFNGQIWQPKTPFSWTDNEFDLENITSPLIYECHIGMATEKESIGTYNEFTKNILPRIKNAGYNTIQLMAIMEHPYYASFGYQVSNFYAISSRFGTPEDLKNLINTAHSMGIAVLLDLVHSHAVKNTLEGINEFDGSEHQFFHSDSKGNHPAWGTKLFNYGKPEVIHFLLSNIKFWLNEYHFDGFRFDGVTSMLYHNHGLGVSFDSYKKYFSANTDMEAITYLQFANELIKEIKPNSISIAEDMSGMPGMCIPIKDGGIGFDYRLAMGVPDFWIKTISKSSDENWDLGKMWYELTTRRPGEKNIGYCESHDQALVGDKTIIFWLADKEIYWNMEINSNNHIIDRAMSLNKLIKLATFSLAGEGYLNFMGNEFGHPEWIDFPREGNNWSYKYARRQWSLSENDNLKYKQLLNFDKSMLELTKYSDIFTQNSYELVHIDNDKKLLVYSKGKYLFIFNFHPNLMQSVDISKFQGKKYKTVLSTDMIEFGGKTKPDNLIDYDIYFTSTPPSSKIPIASRTAIVLLNNDI